The Paraconexibacter algicola genome includes the window ACGACCGGCTGCGCGCCGCCGCCCGCGCCGACGGCGTCACGCTCGTCGTCGTCTCCGGCTTCCGCTCCGACGCCGAGCAGGCCGTGCTCTACGCCCAGCACCCCGACCCCAGGTGGGTCGCACCGCCCGGCAAGAGCCTGCACCGGCTCGGCACCGAGCTCGACATCGGCCCCCGGTCCGCCTATCCCTGGCTGATCCGCAACGCCCGTCGCTTCGGCTTCCTGCAGCGCTACTCCTGGGAGCCCTGGCATTACGACTACTCATTGCGTAGTAACCTTTCGGGTTGTGTCCAAGGTCTGGGCGGGCGTCGTACGCGTGTCGCACATGGGCGCCCGCCGATCGGGCGCCGACGACTTCCACTCCGAGCGCGATCAGGTCGCGGCGCTCGAGCGCGCCGTCGCGCGGCTCGGCGGCGACCTCGAGCTTCTCCCGGCCGAGCTCGGGGTGAGCGGCGGCCTGCCGCTCGCCGACCGGCCGTCGCTGCTCGCCGCCGTCGAAGGGGTCGAAGCGGGCCGGTACCGAGGGATCGTCGTCGCCTACCAGTCGCGGCTGGCGCGCGACACGCTCGAGGAAGAGCTCATCCATCGCCGGGTCGAGGCCGTCGGCGGGTCGGTGCAGTTCG containing:
- a CDS encoding recombinase family protein — its product is MSKVWAGVVRVSHMGARRSGADDFHSERDQVAALERAVARLGGDLELLPAELGVSGGLPLADRPSLLAAVEGVEAGRYRGIVVAYQSRLARDTLEEELIHRRVEAVGGSVQFATGAVDGATIDGRLQRRLLGAFNAAERERHVERFADLREAATRAGIWQRRQTPAGYRRDPDTRRLVPDDRA